A segment of the Triticum urartu cultivar G1812 chromosome 1, Tu2.1, whole genome shotgun sequence genome:
TCAACACCACCGACCCCTCCCCCTTCGACGTCGACCTCAACGCCACCGACGCCACCAAGTACTGGGGCCCCTGGACCCCGGCCAGGGCGACTTGGTACGGCCAGCCCAACGGCGCCGGCCCCGACGACAACGGTGAGGATGATGCTCCACaccccctccctccctctctctggATGAATGCTTCTTCTCTCTTCTTGCGCGAGCAATGCGGCTCATTCCTCGGCGCTTCTTTGGTCTTGCTAGGTGGTGCCTGCGGCTTCAAGCACACCAACCAGTACCCGTTCGCGTCCATGACCTCCTGCGGCAACCAGCCATTGTTCAAGGACGGCAAGGGATGCGGTTCATGCTACAAGGTAAATTTAATACTACGTAGAAGAGAAACAGTTTACAGTTACTGTCAAACTAGGCCGATCCCCAGCGTCTGACAGCGGGCCCCGCATGCGCATAGTAATGTATCTGTGGGGTGCCTGTGTGTGTTGAGTCGCTTTCCGTGAACGAAAACGTCTTTTACTGTGCGGCGGAGAGCCGTTGCAGCTCAGGAAGCGCGTCGATTGGCGCTCGGCCTCTCCGGTGCCTGAAGCCGAAGCTGACGTTTCGTTCCGTTTCAGATCAGATGCAGGAAGGACATGTCGTGCTCCGGCAGGACGGAGACGGTGATCATCACCGACATGAACTACTACCCGGTGGCGCCCTTCCACTTCGACCTCAGCGGCACTGCGTTCGGCCGGCTCGCCAAGCCCGGCCTCAACGACAGGCTCCGCCACTCCGGCATCATCGACATCGAGTTCACACGGTAAGAATTAGCAGCAAGCCAGCAACACCTGCAGCGCCGTAGCAGTACCAGTGCAACATTGAGAATAAATATGTACCGCCATTTTGCAAAATTCTTGGTTGAATTTGCTGTCCACCGTCCGGTCAGTTAAAAGTTGGAAAAAAAGTCGGGCGCATTGGATCCACCCAAACCCAACCGCCCGCATTACTCCTGGCCGACCGGACACGGGCACgcgccacacacacacacactcactcTCCTCTGCCCCGCACATGCATGTGCAACAGCTAGTAGTAGTAAGCACACAGGGCTCAGCTTTATTACTC
Coding sequences within it:
- the LOC125513231 gene encoding expansin-B4-like gives rise to the protein MGSLPLAVLAALLCCFLAVGGGAVELNTTDPSPFDVDLNATDATKYWGPWTPARATWYGQPNGAGPDDNGGACGFKHTNQYPFASMTSCGNQPLFKDGKGCGSCYKIRCRKDMSCSGRTETVIITDMNYYPVAPFHFDLSGTAFGRLAKPGLNDRLRHSGIIDIEFTRVPCEFPGLKIGFHVEEYSNPVYFAVLVEYEDGDGDVVQVDLMESRGPGGGKWTRMRESWGSVWRLDSNHRLQAPFSIRIRNESGKTLVANKVIPANWRPNTFYRSFVQYS